One genomic window of Anticarsia gemmatalis isolate Benzon Research Colony breed Stoneville strain chromosome 23, ilAntGemm2 primary, whole genome shotgun sequence includes the following:
- the LOC142983110 gene encoding uncharacterized protein LOC142983110 gives MRVCDIHFTDRDRTGLNRICKDSIPSLHLPSQLVEGMVSEPVSTSMQQTQSFPLTLTDQSEGAVTLKQTQKAVLAEHNYCVTNCVRSESLINLFYFLKTSN, from the exons atgagagTTTGTGATATTCACTTCACTGATAGAGACAGAACTGGATTGAATCGGATATGCAAAGATTCAATTCCTTCATTGCACCTACCAA GTCAATTGGTTGAGGGAATGGTGTCGGAGCCAGTTTCAACCTCAATGCAACAGACTCAGTCTTTCCCGCTAACCTTAACag atcaaTCCGAGGGTGCAGTAACATTAAAGCAAACTCAAAAGGCTGTATTAGCGGAACATAATTATTGTGTTACCAACTGTGTGAGAAGTGAGtctctaattaatttgttttattttctaaaaacttCCAACTGA